In Lytechinus variegatus isolate NC3 chromosome 18, Lvar_3.0, whole genome shotgun sequence, a single genomic region encodes these proteins:
- the LOC121431778 gene encoding lengsin-like, with protein MARSGAAAAASASIRCWMSSGTKGLASTGWTVVTVTSRQYSGFPSFSSKWTPGRTLSRWPLASASPDQSPLQVSTAGDVKTGNADELHRLLVAHKFDYIRFEQSDMHGLAKCKLVPITNVKGKMTKGINFSLSHMIRDPHGTKVRGTGLWYEKGMGDGVGVPDLSSFRVLPWCDGAARIIVDLTVDGEPLDAHPRNIARRQVEELDSMGISLLAAHEFEFVVEDEKTRMPIFDGLNCGYLMNISRAEPLVQQFTRHLPRMGLNVETVESEAGAGQLEITYRPTSGLSIGDNGYTLKTSVKEICQRQGYVASFRSKHSKDCTSSSHFCHSLWDRSNTTSLLYDPHHPQMLSKLGQHWLAGLIHHAPALTLLMCPTINCINRLGTTPATPTTTSWGVDNRSCAFRLSKLRKDGNPDSLFIENRMGGAGSNPYLTMAATIAAGIDGIRNEIPLPAPVQGVASTASGTNQKLPRNMKESLDAFHADDVVLQAMGRDFVQCFTALKEEELRLHHRAEENGDHSWHYAFVEHI; from the exons ATGGCTCGCTCAggggcggcggcggcggcgtcggcGTCGATCCGATGTTGGATGAGCTCAGGAACAAAGGGACTCGCGTCTACGGGATGGACTGTGGTGACGGTGACGAGCAGACAGTACTCTGGTTTTCCAAGTTTTTCCTCCAAATGGACCCCAGGGCGAACTCTCTCGCGATGGCCACTCGCATCAGCCTCTCCTGACCAAAGCCCATTGCAG GTTTCCACAGCTGGTGATGTGAAGACAGGTAATGCCGACGAACTTCATCGGCTCCTCGTGGCACACAAATTTGACTATATCCGCTTTGAGCAAAGTGACATGCACGGACTGGCCAAGTGCAAACTGGTCCCGATAACCAACGTCAAGGGCAAGATGACTAAAGGCATCAACTTCTCTTTGAGTCACATGATCCGAGATCCGCACGGAACAAAGGTTCGTGGGACAGGTCTGTGGTACGAGAAGGGGATGGGAGATGGGGTCGGAGTGCCGGATCTATCGTCCTTTAGGGTGTTGCCTTGGTGTGATGGTGCTGCCAGGATCATCGTGGATCTCACTGTGGATGGCGAACCTTTGGACGCTCATCCTCGGAACATCGCGCGACGGCAGGTCGAGGAGTTGGATTCCATGGGGATATCGCTCTTGGCTGCTCACGAGTTTGAGTTCGTGGTGGAGGATGAGAAGACTCGAATGCCAATCTTTGATGGCCTGAACTGCGGTTACCTGATGAACATTTCCCGCGCAGAGCCCCTCGTTCAGCAGTTCaccagacatttgccgcggaTGGGACTGAACGTTGAGACCGTGGAGAGTGAAGCAGGGGCAGGCCAACTGGAGATCACCTACCGACCCACTTCCGGTCTCAGCATCGGAGATAACGGCTACACCTTGAAAACTTCTGTTAAAGAGATCTGCCAGAGACAAGGTTACGTCGCATCTTTCCGTTCGAAGCATTCAAAGGACTGTACATCGTCTTCCCACTTTTGTCACTCTCTCTGGGACCGAAGCAACACGACATCGCTCCTCTACGATCCACACCATCCACAGATGCTGTCGAAACTTGGACAGCATTGGTTGGCTGGATTAATCCACCACGCCCCTGCTTTGACGCTTCTGATGTGCCCGACCATCAACTGCATCAACCGCCTCGGTACCACACCTGCAACACCCACCACGACATCCTGGGGCGTGGACAACCGCTCATGTGCCTTCCGTTTAAGCAAGCTACGTAAGGACGGTAACCCGGACTCCTTGTTCATAGAAAACCGGATGGGAGGGGCGGGAAGCAACCCCTACCTCACCATGGCAGCTACCATCGCTGCGGGTATTGATGGCATCCGGAACGAGATCCCTCTCCCCGCTCCAGTCCAGGGCGTGGCTTCCACCGCGAGTGGCACCAATCAGAAACTCCCAAGAAATATGAAGGAATCTTTGGATGCCTTCCATGCTGATGATGTCGTACTTCAAGCAATGGGTAGGGACTTTGTCCAGTGCTTCACTGCCCTTAAGGAGGAGGAGTTACGATTGCATCATAGAGCGGAAGAAAATGGAGACCATTCTTGGCATTACGCATTTGTGGAGCATATTTAA